In Vigna unguiculata cultivar IT97K-499-35 chromosome 3, ASM411807v1, whole genome shotgun sequence, a single genomic region encodes these proteins:
- the LOC114175112 gene encoding pentatricopeptide repeat-containing protein At3g48250, chloroplastic-like: MNRVKAVAASLRVLQSSLATRVLVTRNQVTHFSLHNPLPHLDSSRNLQFPISHSKLYFSTKPSSIVDLVLTNDWSKALELNLENSCPSMTHETVIYVIKRLDKNPEKASCFFNWVIKKDWFRSSSSVFSLIVRILATKDTMKLFWITLRMMKEHGFYLNEETYVTIYVRFKKEKMNSDAVALTHFYNRMLEENAMQSVVTKVVGIISVSEWGEEVMGELAKLKIQLSDNFVIRVLKELRNTPLKSYKFFHWVGTQPGYERNTVTYNAVASVLARNDSIQEFWSVIEEMKSVGYALDIDTYIKISRQLQKNRMMEDAVKLYEHMMDGSYKPLVQDCSLLLKSISASDKPNLDLVFRVVRKYESTGHTLSKAIYDGIHRSLTGAGKFDEAENIVRTMRNAGHEPDNITYSQVVFGLCKMRRFEEAFKVLEEMESCGCIPDIKTWTILIQGHCDAKEIDNALLCFYKMIEKGCNPDADLLDVLVDGFLSQNRIEGAYELLIVISRKCRISPWQATYKKLIEKLLGVMKFEEALQLLRLMKTHNYPPYHLPFVPYISKFGSVEDAEAFLKALSVKSYPSHAVYVQVFESLFEEGRLSEARDLLYKTPHHIRTHSKISKLFGSSERDTQTQLLPDP; the protein is encoded by the coding sequence ATGAACCGCGTGAAAGCAGTTGCCGCTTCTCTCAGGGTGCTCCAGTCTTCACTCGCTACCCGAGTTCTGGTGACTCGAAATCAGGTGACTCACTTCTCTCTCCATAATCCATTGCCCCATTTGGATTCGTCTCGTAATTTACAATTTCCCATAAGTCACAGCAAACTCTATTTTTCTACCAAGCCGAGCTCTATTGTGGACCTTGTTTTGACCAACGATTGGTCCAAAGCGTTAGAACTCAATTTAGAAAATAGTTGCCCGTCAATGACCCATGAAACCGTTATTTACGTCATAAAGCGGTTGGATAAAAATCCAGAAAAAGCTTCGTGCTTTTTCAATTGGGTCATTAAGAAAGACTGGTTTAGGTCAAGCTCTTCAGTGTTCAGCTTAATTGTTAGGATCTTGGCCACCAAGGATACTATGAAACTATTTTGGATTACTttaaggatgatgaaggaacaTGGATTTTATCTCAACGAAGAAACATATGTCACAATTTATGTTCgctttaaaaaggaaaagatgaacaGTGACGCCGTTGCTTTGACCCACTTTTATAATCGGATGCTAGAGGAGAATGCAATGCAAAGTGTTGTCACCAAGGTGGTCGGTATCATTTCAGTGTCTGAATGGGGTGAGGAGGTTATGGGTGAACTTGCAAAGCTCAAAATTCAGCTGTCGGATAATTTTGTAATAAGGGTTTTGAAAGAGCTTCGAAATACTCCTCTAAAGTCTTACAAGTTCTTTCATTGGGTTGGGACACAACCTGGTTATGAGCGTAATACTGTGACTTACAATGCAGTTGCAAGTGTTCTCGCGAGGAATGACTCAATTCAGGAGTTTTGGAGTGTCATTGAAGAGATGAAGAGTGTGGGTTATGCATTGGATATTGATACTTACATAAAGATATCGAGGCAGCTTCAAAAGAATAGGATGATGGAGGATGCTGTCAAGCTTTATGAGCATATGATGGATGGTTCATATAAGCCATTGGTTCAAGATTGCAGTCTCCTTTTGAAGAGCATATCTGCAAGTGATAAGCCAAATTTGGATTTAGTTTTCAGGGTTGTTAGGAAATATGAGTCGACAGGGCACACTCTCTCCAAGGCTATTTATGATGGAATCCACAGGTCTTTGACAGGTGCTGGGAAATTTGATGAAGCTGAAAATATTGTTAGGACTATGAGAAATGCTGGTCATGAGCCTGACAACATCACCTACAGTCAAGTGGTTTTTGGACTTTGCAAGATGAGGAGGTTTGAAGAAGCATTTAAAGTGCTGGAGGAGATGGAATCTTGTGGATGCATCCCTGATATTAAGACTTGGACCATTTTGATCCAAGGGCATTGTGATGCCAAGGAAATAGACAATGCTTTACTTTGTTTTtataagatgattgaaaaagGCTGCAATCCGGATGCTGATTTATTGGATGTTCTGGTTGACGGTTTTCTTAGTCAAAACAGAATAGAAGGTGCGTACGAGTTGCTTATAGTGATTAGTAGGAAGTGTCGTATATCTCCATGGCAAGCTACATATAAAAAACTGATTGAAAAGCTATTGGGAGTCATGAAGTTTGAGGAAGCACTTCAACTTCTTCGTTTGATGAAGACCCACAACTACCCTCCATATCATCTACCCTTTGTGCCTTATATTTCAAAGTTTGGGTCTGTGGAGGATGCTGAGGCATTCCTGAAGGCATTGAGTGTAAAAAGTTACCCATCGCATGCTGTTTACGTTCAGGTTTTTGAATCCTTATTCGAAGAGGGTAGACTCTCTGAGGCCAGGGATCTATTGTACAAGACTCCTCACCATATCCGTACACACAGTAAAATCTCTAAACTTTTTGGTTCATCTGAAAGGGACACTCAGACTCAGCTGCTGCCTGATCCCTAG
- the LOC114175857 gene encoding uncharacterized protein LOC114175857, with protein sequence MKKRAELRQHDPQDLEVLKAVAQAWYSHSGTSKPMSEFDAHRRNFRGKPSRFKLQALTNPPTSSKDTHWDFQHSLWDSYELVTVSRRIETGLTLDNPFHDLCGSTPIQPKRKPERSRFYFYVRFLSSRESNSMASNY encoded by the exons ATGAAGAAGAGGGCAGAGCTCCGACAACACGACCCCCAAGACTTGGAAGTTTTGAAAGCCGTTGCACAGGCCTGGTACAGCCACTCCGGCACTTCCAAGCCCATGAGTGAATTCGACGCTCATCGAAGGAATTTCAGAGGCAAGCCTTCAAGATTTAAGCTTCAAGCTTTGACCAACCCACCAACTTCTTCTAAAGACACTCATTGGGACTTTCAGCACTCACTCTGGGACTCCTATGAGCTTGTCACTGTCTCCAGAAGGATCGAGACAGGGTTAACTTTAGATAACCCTTTTCATGACTTATGTGGTTCCACTCCAATCCAACCCAAACGCAAGCCTGAGA GAAGCAGATTCTACTTCTATGTCAGATTCCTTTCCTCCAGGGAATCTAATTCCATGGCAAGCAA CTattga
- the LOC114175858 gene encoding uncharacterized protein LOC114175858: MMRSEDYHAHISKVHRSQSVLTDVPRYPNAHMAFNNAHHNSHSNERSEMVDYDQTEDDEVMFQERVQSKPGKNKPRFELQKWKTYRP, from the coding sequence ATGATGCGCTCAGAGGACTACCACGCCCACATATCAAAAGTTCACAGGTCACAGAGTGTTCTCACTGATGTCCCTCGCTACCCCAATGCTCACATGGCCTTCAACAACGCTCATCACAACTCACATTCTAATGAGAGGTCTGAGATGGTAGATTATGATCAGACTGAGGATGATGAAGTCATGTTCCAAGAAAGGGTTCAGTCCAAACCCGGGAAGAACAAACCTCGATTTGAATTGCAGAAGTGGAAGACCTACAGGCCTTGA